The following proteins are co-located in the Maridesulfovibrio sp. genome:
- a CDS encoding thiazole synthase: MNNDIFKLGGLEFESRLLTGTGKYADDSVIPDVCEASGSQIITVALRRVDLESETGNVMDFIPKHMQLLPNTSGARTAEEAVRIARLAKAMGCGNWIKIEVISDNKYLLPDGYETAKATEILAKEGFVVLPYVNADLYIARSLVDAGAAAVMPLGAPIGTNRGLKTREMVRILIDEIDLPIIVDAGIGRPSEACEAMEMGADACLVNTAIATASDPKMMAKAFGRAVKAGREAYLSGPGAKHSHAKASSPLTGFLHEG; encoded by the coding sequence ATGAACAACGATATTTTCAAACTGGGCGGCCTTGAATTCGAAAGCCGTCTGCTGACCGGAACAGGCAAATACGCCGACGATTCCGTAATCCCGGACGTCTGTGAAGCTTCCGGCTCCCAGATCATCACCGTGGCCCTGCGTCGCGTTGACCTCGAATCTGAGACCGGAAACGTCATGGATTTCATTCCCAAACACATGCAGCTGCTGCCTAACACTTCCGGCGCACGCACAGCCGAAGAAGCAGTCCGCATCGCCCGCCTTGCCAAAGCCATGGGTTGCGGTAACTGGATCAAAATCGAAGTCATTTCCGATAACAAATACCTGCTCCCCGACGGCTACGAGACCGCCAAGGCCACCGAAATCCTCGCCAAAGAAGGATTCGTGGTCCTGCCCTACGTGAACGCAGACCTCTACATCGCCCGCTCACTGGTGGATGCCGGAGCCGCAGCAGTCATGCCCCTTGGCGCACCCATCGGAACCAACCGCGGCCTGAAAACTCGCGAAATGGTGCGCATCCTGATCGACGAAATCGACCTGCCGATCATCGTGGATGCCGGAATCGGCCGCCCCTCCGAAGCCTGCGAGGCCATGGAAATGGGGGCCGATGCCTGTCTGGTCAACACCGCCATTGCTACTGCATCCGATCCCAAAATGATGGCTAAAGCATTCGGTAGGGCAGTAAAAGCCGGGCGCGAGGCTTACCTTTCCGGTCCCGGAGCAAAACACAGCCATGCCAAGGCCTCCTCACCACTTACCGGATTCCTGCACGAAGGATAA
- the thiS gene encoding sulfur carrier protein ThiS produces the protein MIVKLNGKEAELAENITILELLDSKNLTPDTVVVELNMEIIPAENYGSTQINDGDHLEILRFVGGG, from the coding sequence ATGATCGTAAAATTGAATGGCAAAGAAGCCGAACTGGCCGAAAACATCACCATCCTCGAACTGCTGGATTCCAAAAATCTCACACCGGACACCGTAGTTGTTGAACTCAACATGGAAATCATCCCGGCTGAAAACTACGGCTCCACACAAATAAATGACGGGGACCACCTCGAAATACTGCGCTTTGTAGGCGGAGGTTGA
- a CDS encoding HEAT repeat domain-containing protein: MNLKGLFLCLAASLLMLGGCSKSFNVAPPTPSSVDYSGPVEEEVVFALEDVRSAEDKQFSVGTLTAYLDINNEVEFLQKYLEKELQMRGVHIGKDGATAHPVNLEIHKYRIRNHRSSGFSPYFTFMTFSADLYDGNEKHRITSYFKNGKVPIWAFREVEHPCYNVPISLMVKEVASKVNRHVMKYVASDADVERLVRDIKADDDSDYNYLKVLELGYTNNPKAITPLMNLTRHDDTMIQSCAVSALGILQAEEKLPFLIEYYREHENTQKFMALKAIGDMDNEASHAFMDSVKNSKDYEDEEMIKEVVDLYY; the protein is encoded by the coding sequence ATGAATTTGAAAGGTCTGTTTCTGTGCCTTGCGGCATCGCTGCTGATGCTGGGAGGCTGTTCAAAGTCGTTTAATGTTGCTCCGCCGACCCCTTCCAGTGTGGATTATTCCGGCCCGGTTGAAGAGGAAGTTGTTTTTGCACTTGAAGACGTACGTAGCGCGGAAGATAAACAGTTTTCCGTAGGGACTCTCACCGCCTATCTGGACATTAACAATGAAGTGGAGTTCCTGCAGAAATATTTGGAAAAAGAGTTGCAGATGCGTGGCGTTCACATCGGCAAAGACGGTGCAACAGCCCACCCCGTCAATCTGGAAATTCACAAGTACCGCATCCGTAACCACCGCAGCAGCGGATTTTCTCCCTACTTTACTTTTATGACTTTCAGTGCCGACCTGTATGATGGCAATGAGAAGCACCGCATTACCAGTTATTTTAAAAACGGCAAAGTTCCCATCTGGGCATTCCGTGAGGTGGAGCATCCCTGCTACAACGTTCCCATCAGTCTGATGGTCAAGGAGGTTGCATCCAAGGTCAACAGGCATGTGATGAAGTATGTTGCTTCCGATGCCGATGTAGAGCGTCTAGTCCGTGATATTAAAGCCGATGATGACAGCGACTACAATTACCTGAAGGTACTGGAGCTGGGCTACACCAATAACCCGAAAGCTATTACGCCACTCATGAATCTGACCAGGCATGATGACACCATGATCCAGTCTTGCGCGGTAAGCGCTCTGGGCATACTACAGGCGGAAGAAAAGCTTCCGTTTCTCATAGAATATTATCGGGAACACGAGAACACTCAGAAGTTTATGGCTTTGAAAGCCATCGGGGACATGGATAATGAAGCATCCCACGCTTTCATGGATTCGGTTAAGAATTCGAAAGATTATGAAGATGAGGAAATGATCAAGGAAGTTGTTGATCTTTATTATTAA
- the phoU gene encoding phosphate signaling complex protein PhoU codes for MDMHHPLKVYEEELSELQGLVLELGNLALDQLDKAIKTFEDNDPENAEAIVKMDEKINDLEHEVDKMSLMIITKMEPKAADLRYVLTASKIASDLERIADYAKSIAKKGKRGFAEEHTQHLGYVQHMGQELNAMLSSILEAFKELSVEKALDVWHSDSNVDALFKEGVTGMKDCVEAEDLEGKGFISLLFTMRCLERVGDHITNIAEHIYFIKYAEYFAGKK; via the coding sequence ATGGATATGCACCATCCTCTGAAAGTATATGAAGAGGAACTTTCCGAGCTTCAGGGTCTTGTCCTTGAACTCGGTAATCTGGCACTCGACCAGTTGGACAAGGCTATCAAGACCTTCGAGGACAATGATCCCGAAAACGCTGAAGCTATCGTTAAAATGGATGAAAAGATCAACGATCTTGAACATGAAGTGGACAAAATGTCCCTGATGATCATCACCAAGATGGAGCCTAAAGCCGCTGATCTTCGTTATGTCCTGACCGCCAGCAAAATTGCCTCCGACCTTGAACGTATTGCCGACTATGCCAAGAGCATTGCAAAGAAAGGCAAACGCGGCTTTGCTGAGGAACACACCCAGCATCTAGGCTATGTGCAGCATATGGGTCAGGAGTTAAACGCCATGCTCTCCAGCATCCTTGAAGCATTCAAGGAACTGAGTGTGGAAAAAGCACTTGATGTCTGGCACAGCGACAGCAATGTAGATGCCCTGTTCAAGGAAGGTGTAACCGGCATGAAAGACTGCGTGGAAGCTGAAGACCTCGAAGGGAAAGGATTCATCTCCCTGCTCTTCACCATGCGTTGTCTTGAACGTGTCGGCGACCATATCACCAACATTGCCGAGCATATCTATTTCATTAAATATGCTGAGTATTTTGCTGGAAAGAAATAA
- the panF gene encoding sodium/pantothenate symporter, protein MSNTMLTVIPVIIYLALSFGVALWARNKAESTTSSKGFIEDYFIGGRSMGGMVLAMTIIASYTSASSFVGGPGVAYKLGLSWVLLAMIQVPTTFLTLGILGKRFAIMARKTDSVTITDFLRARYKSDAVVILCSVALIVFFMAAMLAQFIGGARLFQTVTGYPYIVGLGLFGVSVVLYTAIGGFRAVVLTDAIQGIVMVVAVVVILLAVINAGGGMENCIQSLKAIDPGLITPTGPKDAVPQPFTLSFWVLVGIGILGLPQTTQRCMGYKDSKAMHDAMIIGTLLIGFMILCAHLAGTLGRAILPELPAGDLAMPSLIVELLSPFWAGVFIAGPLAAIMSTVDSMLLLVSAAIIKDLYIHYRLKGDASRMTLVSLKKMSLICTVVVGLMVFVAAIEPPDLLVWINLFAFGGLEAAFLCPIVIGLYWDNANSTGAISSIVIGVGTFIVLTVMKPAMGGVHAIVPTTLASLTAFVLGSYAGHSRTRSNRTPA, encoded by the coding sequence ATGAGCAACACAATGCTGACCGTCATCCCGGTAATTATTTATCTGGCGCTGTCATTCGGCGTGGCTCTGTGGGCACGCAATAAGGCTGAATCCACAACTTCCTCCAAAGGTTTTATCGAAGATTACTTCATCGGCGGACGCTCCATGGGCGGCATGGTGCTGGCTATGACCATTATTGCCAGCTACACCAGCGCCAGCAGTTTTGTCGGCGGTCCCGGCGTGGCTTACAAGCTGGGACTGAGCTGGGTTCTGCTGGCAATGATTCAGGTCCCCACTACTTTCCTCACTCTTGGCATCCTCGGTAAACGGTTTGCCATCATGGCCCGTAAAACCGATTCCGTAACCATCACAGATTTCCTGCGCGCCCGCTACAAAAGCGACGCTGTGGTCATCCTCTGCTCGGTGGCTCTGATTGTATTTTTCATGGCTGCCATGCTGGCACAGTTCATCGGCGGAGCAAGACTCTTCCAGACCGTAACCGGATACCCATACATTGTAGGTCTCGGACTTTTTGGGGTTAGCGTGGTCCTCTATACCGCCATCGGCGGCTTCCGGGCTGTGGTACTCACTGATGCCATTCAGGGGATTGTCATGGTTGTGGCTGTAGTGGTTATCCTGCTGGCGGTCATTAATGCGGGCGGAGGCATGGAAAACTGCATCCAGTCCCTCAAGGCCATTGACCCCGGCCTGATTACTCCCACCGGTCCCAAAGATGCTGTACCGCAACCGTTCACCCTTTCCTTCTGGGTGCTTGTCGGTATCGGAATCCTTGGTCTTCCTCAGACCACCCAACGCTGCATGGGCTACAAAGACTCCAAAGCCATGCATGATGCCATGATCATCGGCACCCTGCTCATCGGTTTTATGATTCTCTGTGCACACCTCGCAGGAACTCTTGGGCGTGCGATTCTTCCCGAGCTCCCGGCAGGCGATCTGGCTATGCCTTCACTCATTGTAGAACTTCTCTCCCCGTTCTGGGCCGGAGTTTTCATTGCCGGACCTCTGGCGGCAATCATGTCCACAGTCGACTCCATGCTTCTGCTGGTATCCGCAGCCATCATCAAGGACCTCTATATTCACTACCGTCTTAAGGGTGATGCTTCACGCATGACTCTGGTCAGCCTCAAGAAAATGAGCCTGATCTGTACCGTAGTTGTAGGACTGATGGTCTTCGTGGCTGCCATTGAGCCGCCGGACCTGCTGGTCTGGATCAACCTTTTCGCTTTCGGCGGACTGGAAGCGGCTTTCCTCTGCCCCATTGTCATCGGGCTGTATTGGGATAACGCCAACTCCACCGGAGCCATATCCTCCATCGTCATCGGCGTGGGGACCTTCATTGTGCTGACCGTCATGAAACCTGCCATGGGCGGTGTGCATGCTATTGTGCCGACAACATTGGCCTCACTGACCGCTTTTGTACTCGGCTCATATGCCGGACACTCCAGAACAAGGAGCAACCGGACTCCTGCATAA
- a CDS encoding YhdT family protein, with protein sequence MDKHPKDWRFAQANKEALLTLGAYALYFIWWYVCAYGMGSGDPDQYEYVFGLPEWFFYSCIVGYPLITVLLWALVRFKFKDMPLDEEIDEINKEQQS encoded by the coding sequence ATGGACAAACATCCCAAGGACTGGCGGTTTGCGCAGGCGAACAAAGAAGCCCTGCTAACTCTCGGGGCTTACGCCCTTTATTTTATCTGGTGGTACGTCTGTGCCTACGGCATGGGCAGCGGAGACCCGGACCAGTATGAATATGTCTTCGGACTGCCGGAATGGTTCTTCTACAGCTGCATCGTAGGCTATCCGCTCATCACCGTCCTGCTCTGGGCGTTGGTCAGATTCAAATTCAAGGATATGCCCCTTGATGAAGAAATTGACGAGATAAATAAGGAGCAGCAGTCATGA